Proteins from a single region of Macrotis lagotis isolate mMagLag1 chromosome 2, bilby.v1.9.chrom.fasta, whole genome shotgun sequence:
- the LOC141511307 gene encoding cytochrome c-like, translating into MGDVEKGKKIFVQKCAQCHMVEKGGKHKTRPNLNRLFGRKTGQSPGFSYIDANKNKGITWGEDILMEYLKNPKKYIPGTKMIFAGIKKKG; encoded by the coding sequence ATGGGAGACGTGGAGAAGGGCAAGAAGATATTTGTTCAGAAGTGCGCCCAGTGCCACATGGTTGAAAAGGGCGGCAAGCACAAGACCAGACCAAATCTCAACAGACTCTTTGGCCGTAAGACTGGTCAGTCTCCCGGTTTCTCTTACATAGATGCTAACAAAAACAAAGGTATCACCTGGGGAGAGGATATATTGATGGAatatttgaaaaacccaaagaagtACATCCCTGGGACAAAGATGATCTTTGCAGGCATCAAGAAGAAGGGGTAG